From a single Nostoc sp. MS1 genomic region:
- a CDS encoding CHASE2 domain-containing protein, whose amino-acid sequence MNVLVKLKPLFWQWRGVVFAVPNITVLLIGLRLTGLLQLLELAALDQLFLLRPPEPPDSRIVIVEINEADVRKQSQWPMSDEALASVLNTIKQQQPRAIGLDVYRDLPVNPGHEALVKLLASTPNLIGVQKLSDTADSSAVNPSPILKQKNQIGSNDLPLDGDGKIRRGLLYVNVNTDDVLESFALKLALLYLKPEGITEKPAASNPNYLQLNQGVFPIFEADDGGYVRADARSYQVLLNYRGQIQQFTKVSLTQVQENRLPPDLMRGKVVLIGATAESLKDIFYTPYSSRLLSAPERMAGVTIHANLVSQILSAALDGRPLIKTLPESWEWLLILGWSIIGASLRWQQRNNKHQRIVLFVGVPLIGAGIVGGSFWAFVAGWWLPVVPSLLAFGGSAIAVSLYIAQSVGEMRKNIGRYLTDEVLSNILETPSGLKLGGERRKVTVLFSDLRGFSAMSEQLSPEQVVQMINLYLGVMTDVINQYKGTINEFMGDGIFIMFGAPICRPDDSQRAIACAIAMQRAMIQVNEQNRQLNLPQLEMGIGINTGEVVAGNIGSQTRAQYTVVGSHVNLAARIETYTVGGQVLISEHTRQDAKVDLQIIGQMQIEPKGIKELITIYEVSGIGGEYNLSLPEDNDVMVQLKSPVPVEYQVLQGKQAVGTLFSGELISLSEKKALLNSSHLLQNLANIKLKLLHEAQLATVDIYAKVIKQCEENQFLLRFTNVPPQAADSLRQLI is encoded by the coding sequence TTGAATGTACTAGTAAAACTAAAACCACTATTTTGGCAATGGCGGGGTGTTGTCTTCGCAGTTCCCAATATTACAGTTTTGCTAATTGGTCTACGGTTGACAGGACTGTTACAGTTACTAGAGTTGGCAGCGTTAGACCAGCTTTTTTTGCTGCGTCCACCAGAACCGCCAGATAGTCGGATTGTGATAGTTGAGATTAACGAGGCTGATGTCCGTAAGCAGTCACAGTGGCCAATGTCTGATGAGGCTTTGGCTAGTGTATTAAATACTATTAAACAACAACAACCACGGGCGATCGGTTTAGATGTTTATCGTGATTTACCTGTAAATCCTGGGCATGAGGCTTTAGTTAAGCTGTTGGCATCTACGCCTAATTTGATTGGGGTGCAGAAACTTTCTGATACGGCTGATAGTTCTGCTGTGAATCCTTCCCCAATATTGAAGCAAAAGAATCAAATCGGTTCTAACGATTTACCTTTAGATGGGGATGGGAAGATTCGCCGGGGATTGTTGTATGTCAACGTGAACACGGATGATGTTCTTGAAAGCTTTGCTTTGAAGTTGGCATTGCTGTATTTGAAGCCGGAAGGTATTACAGAAAAACCAGCCGCTAGTAACCCCAATTATTTACAGTTAAATCAAGGTGTATTCCCCATCTTTGAGGCTGATGATGGGGGTTACGTCCGCGCTGATGCGAGAAGTTATCAAGTCCTATTAAATTACCGAGGACAGATACAGCAATTTACCAAGGTATCTTTAACACAAGTGCAAGAAAATCGCCTGCCTCCAGACTTGATGCGGGGGAAGGTGGTATTAATTGGGGCGACGGCTGAGAGTTTAAAGGATATATTCTACACACCTTACAGTAGCCGATTATTGTCCGCGCCGGAACGAATGGCGGGTGTGACAATTCACGCTAACTTAGTTAGTCAAATTTTGAGTGCGGCTTTAGATGGTCGTCCACTAATTAAGACTTTACCCGAAAGTTGGGAATGGTTGTTAATTTTGGGTTGGTCGATAATTGGTGCTAGTTTGCGTTGGCAACAACGTAACAACAAACATCAAAGAATTGTATTATTTGTGGGTGTTCCCCTAATTGGCGCGGGGATAGTTGGTGGTAGCTTTTGGGCGTTTGTCGCTGGTTGGTGGCTTCCTGTCGTTCCTTCTCTACTAGCATTTGGTGGATCTGCGATCGCAGTTTCTCTCTACATTGCCCAAAGTGTTGGCGAAATGCGGAAAAATATTGGGCGTTATTTAACTGATGAGGTACTGTCCAATATTTTAGAAACACCATCTGGTTTAAAGTTGGGCGGTGAACGGCGCAAGGTAACGGTGTTATTTTCCGACTTGCGCGGGTTTTCTGCCATGTCAGAACAGTTATCGCCTGAACAAGTGGTGCAGATGATCAATCTGTATTTAGGTGTGATGACTGATGTGATTAATCAGTACAAAGGTACGATTAATGAGTTTATGGGCGATGGGATTTTTATCATGTTTGGTGCGCCTATTTGTCGTCCTGATGACTCCCAAAGGGCGATCGCTTGTGCAATTGCTATGCAAAGGGCAATGATACAAGTGAATGAACAAAATCGCCAGTTAAATTTACCCCAGCTAGAAATGGGAATTGGCATTAATACTGGTGAGGTAGTGGCAGGAAATATTGGTTCACAAACACGCGCCCAATATACAGTGGTTGGAAGTCATGTAAATTTAGCAGCGAGAATTGAAACCTATACAGTAGGAGGACAAGTTTTAATTTCCGAACATACGCGCCAAGATGCCAAAGTTGATTTGCAAATTATCGGACAAATGCAAATCGAACCCAAGGGAATTAAAGAATTAATTACTATATATGAAGTCAGTGGGATTGGCGGTGAATATAACTTATCTCTGCCAGAAGATAATGATGTGATGGTGCAATTAAAATCTCCTGTACCTGTGGAATATCAAGTTTTGCAAGGTAAACAGGCAGTGGGTACATTATTCTCTGGTGAATTAATAAGTTTGAGTGAAAAGAAAGCGTTATTAAACTCATCTCATCTTTTACAAAACTTAGCTAATATCAAACTGAAGCTATTACATGAAGCGCAACTAGCTACTGTAGATATCTATGCCAAAGTAATTAAGCAATGTGAAGAAAACCAGTTTTTGTTACGGTTTACCAATGTGCCACCGCAGGCGGCTGATTCTTTGCGTCAACTTATTTAA
- a CDS encoding DUF928 domain-containing protein: protein MKYIQFPLSLSIIALLLPLNSLQLSAAMVHQESWQISQAFKPPKRQGPPVSAGGSTRGSSSCITENKSLTPLIPTNKLGLTFSERPTLFWFVPQNSAKTANLALVTYPEKKLLYETTLTLPNKSGIIGYTLPENSPTLEIGKTYRWYLTLACNQQDFSGNPTVDGWVERIQPDSSISQALAKANARNLPSIYAEAGIWYEALASLVQLRRSEPKNLTHILNWRQFLQSVKLSAIASEPLLTIQNSKFKIQN, encoded by the coding sequence ATGAAGTATATTCAGTTTCCTCTATCTTTATCTATTATCGCCTTGCTTCTACCGTTAAATAGCCTCCAGCTTTCTGCGGCAATGGTACATCAAGAAAGTTGGCAGATCAGCCAAGCATTTAAGCCACCAAAACGACAAGGCCCCCCTGTCAGCGCTGGTGGATCTACCCGTGGTTCTTCTTCTTGTATCACTGAAAATAAATCTCTAACTCCCCTGATACCTACAAATAAATTAGGGTTGACGTTTTCTGAACGCCCGACATTGTTTTGGTTTGTACCACAAAACTCAGCGAAAACTGCTAATTTGGCACTGGTAACTTATCCAGAAAAAAAGCTACTTTACGAAACCACGCTCACACTACCCAATAAATCGGGAATCATTGGCTACACTTTACCTGAAAATTCCCCTACCTTAGAAATAGGTAAAACTTACCGTTGGTATCTGACTCTGGCTTGTAATCAGCAAGATTTTAGCGGTAATCCTACAGTTGATGGCTGGGTAGAACGGATTCAACCTGATTCATCAATATCACAGGCATTAGCAAAAGCCAATGCACGAAACTTACCCTCTATTTATGCTGAGGCGGGAATTTGGTATGAGGCGTTGGCTAGTTTGGTACAGTTACGCCGTAGTGAACCAAAGAACTTAACTCATATATTGAACTGGCGGCAATTTTTACAATCGGTGAAGTTAAGCGCGATCGCCTCTGAACCACTTTTAACAATTCAAAATTCAAAATTCAAAATTCAAAATTAA